The region TTTTGGCAGTTgcgtttatttgttttatttatgattgtacatatttttcctataaatgtataacttatttgcaattttttattataataaaattattttgttaatcataattttatgatcGTTGTTCTCCTGTACTAATGtaccattttttaacaaaattttctaaagtcgtttattaaaaaacatttaacactccaaaataacacaatttcactgaatttttttaattaatctttttattaattgctaaCTGTCTTCCCTAGATGTGCCACCATCCCGGAACGTCTTTAAAGTTGTGAGTATTTCTCACGGACCTGAACGTCCCCAATTCCCTGCAAACCAGAATGACCAAAACTCCTTACAATTGAGCCCAAATCCCATGGTGGAAGGTAATATGCAAAACCCTCAAGAAACATCCCAAACACAAGAGGGTCCAGATATATTGCTTGTCCGTGACACTGGACACACCCTTGCTCCCACACCGACGACACCAAATCCTCCAAATAACCAAAACCCAGATCCCCAATCGCAAGGGCTTCAAGAACCAGCTAACAGTCATGTCCGAATGGTTCAAGAATTAGGATTATCACTAAACAATTTAGTTCAGAAggaaaatagaatttatataagACCAGAGCCGGTGCccaaaaaaattgaagttgTCAACACTGGATATGGTCAGCAGGTGCCGCTATCCACAAACCAGACAACACAGGAGGCTCCGAGCCCTCAAGTGCCGCCGCCCCCTCAAATGCCGCCACCCCCTAGCCCACGGACTACAAATTATTGTAACAAGTGGTTCGATACATCGTTCTGCCACACAAATCGAGTCAATGCCAATTTATCGTTTTCCCTGGCTCAGCTTCAACAGAAACACAAGAAAGCTCATGACCGTAGCAccgtaacatttatttacaatcaGTTTCAGAAAACACTGAACAAAACAATACATTCCCTGAATACGATACAGAATAATTTGAGCCACGATTTTCAGAGAGATGTTGTGATATGTAGTGCTGGCCGTCCGTTTAAAACTGCGTCCAATACAAGCGATAAAACTGCAACACCGCCAGATGGCGACAAGGCTAATCCGGACAATCAAAAGCCGTCGACTACCGTCAAGACTCCCATTAAAAAACCCAAAGAATCAAAGGAAACCgatcagaaaaaaattggtacTGCTACTAAATCAGACTCTGATCCACacgataaaaaattgtttacaatacCTTTAAACAAAGAGGTCAGCCTGATTCTTCGTCCATCAAAAGAAAATTCCTCTGAAATACCAGTTACTATTGCAGATGCAGAACATAATCAATTTCAGTTGTCTCTTTCACAACTAAAAGAATTAGATAAGGATGATTTCAAAAAGGGAACTTTTTTCAGGTTGGGACTAGGTGACATGAATTCATCGGAAgaattatctatatttttaaaaaagcagCCCGACTCCGCCTAAAAAATGTGGAGCAGTCTGCAGAATAGTTAAGGACATTGTTGATTCCAATGAATTCCAATGAactgaaatatgaattttattaaaaaaaaacaggtcTCCATTGTTACTATGTTGAGTCCAGACTTAAGACTGAAAAACTTCTGAATATTAAATCTGTGATTTTAAACCAGAGGATATTATATAggagttaaatttaatgttttgttcctttaatttagttaattttgttgttcagTTTTTGTCAGTTTgattttgttcaataaatttattgtcgtTCTTAAAGTTGTTTTTCTTTGTCacccttttttatttaaaatgaaactaaggatattaattaatttattgtaaatcttaaattacGGTGTcacatataaaacataaattacataaaaaacgtCATAAAATATCTCATTTATATCttcaacaaacaaaacaatatcAAGCAAGGATTTACAAgagtataaattactaaacatCAAACTTACTACATAGAAAAACtaatttggaaattaaatctttcaattgatttaaatCCCAAACAACTGTGTTTAAAGCTGCTCAATATACAAACTGTATTTTATACAAGCCGGATGAAACTTAAAGATTAGATAAAATCGTATGTTATACATACGAATTGCAACTTAGGCACTAATATCTAAAGTGACCCTTTCTGGCTTTGCCGTTGTGATATACTCTTAATGGCGTGTATGAACCATTTCCATtcatatctaaaaaaataatgagtgAAAATCTAGTTAAACAGTTAGGTAAACTATTAACTTACTTTGTACCACAGCTGGTGCGGGATCTGGGGGCAGCTGAGTGGCAGCCGCGCATTTTGGTTTCAAATAGAAATGGTAAGTCAAGAAGTAAATGATAGCAGTAATAGCGGCGGCTACTGTGAACCATTTGTGGACGCAACTAAAGTTGTCCGGATACTCGGAATAGGCTATGCTGCCCAAAAGAGCACCGAAACAACGACCTAAACAGAAGTGTGTGATAATTGGAATGGCTTGACCACAAGCAGTCAATTTTCTTGGTATTAAATGTCTGAAGTATAAAACGGCAGTGATGTACATTAAATGAAGACTGAAGATTTCCAAAAACTCAAACACCAGTAGCACCCAGGCATTTGTTGTTACAATTAAACCTGaaacaatgttattaattaccaCACCTTCACAAGTTTAGCAAATTTACCTAAATGATGAATGATGTAGTTGACAAAGCAGTAAATGAGAATGTTGGAATGTCCGCAATAGTCAACAATTTTCTCAGCCCAGATGAAATACAAGATGGCGGGGAGTGCTGCAATGGCTATGGTCAAACCAATGAGTAGGGCTTCTCCGTCCGCAATCTTTTCCACGCGCCTACAAAATACTCATTGAAAAATGTGTGTGTAAATTgtcattaatttacattaccaAGGTAAGAATGCATCTATGGAGTTCCAGAAGACACCCAACAGAAGTAGCACCGTACTTAGCGCACCTATCTCCAATCCGTACTTTCTGACAGACGACATAGGCAGAGCTAGAAGGCCGCATTTTGTGTGCCACCACCATTCAGGAGGACTCAAAGGCATTTCACtacgaattaaattaataaaaaaccttACAAACATTTAGTACTAAATCTTACCCATCGAAGAGAATCAGAAGGGAAGCCAACAGCATAAGAACTGTGAAGCAAATCATGGCGTCCAAGAATCTACCATCGGCAACCCCTCCAATCAATGGTGCAAAAATACCGAAGCCTAGAGCACCTGCAGCAAATTGTTTACCGACGTCACCGCGTCCAGTTGAAGTTTCCCTTGTGGCAATTACCACAGCAGTCGCTGAAAGggtcaaataatattagtaaaattgacGCGACAAACAGGTAAATAATTACCAAGGAGGGCAGCTGCAGCAGCTGGGAAAATATCGGCGACCGACCGAATGAAAAGGTACAACCAGAAGCTGATGTTGTCGTAACCGCATTGTGATCTTTTCAGCAAACTGTTGGTATTGTTGTAGGGATCGTGTATCTCGCAAACCACTATGGGATGGCACTCGTCCTGACCGTGATTGGTCAGATTCTCGACGACTTCGCTTGTAATGCGACAATGGAATTTATCAGCTGCGAAAACAAAgctgtaattttaataggtaAATTAATTGTGCCTGGTTACCGAATGGGTATCTGCAATAGTCGGCTTCGGATTCGTTGCTAGGGTTGTCTATGTGCGGGGTCAGACCAATTTTGAAGTCTATGGGGTTGGAGTATTCCGTGTAGACTTCGCATATGGTTTCTTTTTTGTCGTTCTGATAGCACATGTGGGGATGCGGCACTATACCGGTGTATTTCCTATTGCTGGAGTAATCTTGACTGTATAAATTGCTTACCTAAATCACAAAATAGGTTCTgtaactgtttatttatttaacttatatttGGACATACATCAACTTCTGCTCCTTCATCTCCGCTGTTGTCGGTGTAATCGTTGTCATCGTAGGTACCTTCAGTTTCGTCTGGGTACGCTGTCGTAACTTCACCAGAGTATGTAGTCGTAGCGTTGCAAGCAAACACGCAGTTCTTCACCAAAACCGATCCTTTCTAAAATCAATCCTATTACTGATGATACAAATACTATCTACGAAGGGTACTACCGATGATCCCCAGTTGTAGCAAGTCCTTTCAGCCCCGCATCTGTCTTGAATGATGAAGCCACCCTCTTGGTCACAATAGAAGCTTACATTGGGAGGAGATCTGATCTGTAAccgacaataaattaattaattaattaattagctgtggtaactattaattaatcttacaATTGGTGGTATCACCATCAGTAGCCAATAGAAGATCGTTCCGATGATGAAACACAAGGCGATCATGATCCGGAGGTACCTTCCGGTTTTGCTTCTCTGGTTTCCACCAAAGCCTCCGGCTAGTCGGTCGGCCAAAGGTGCGGCCACCAAAGGCCCCAGCACCGCTATCAAAGGAGCTACAACTGATACGATCACGGATTCATCTTTGGACAAGCCTATGGCGTTCATGTGAAGAGGTAGGAAGGGTAGAAGACTTCCTAAGGCTAAAatcaaatcataattaaatcatctaaataaattatctcgaTAATTTTACTTACCTCCAAAGAACAGGAACAGAACACATTTTAGGgtgattaagtttttatttatattaaagagattcattttgaatttcaatCAGTCAAATTCTTCAGTCGTAAAATGTAAAACGCTAACTGTATTCTATCGATGTATGATAATGTACATTTCTATTTCTTCCTGGATTTCTTGGTCATCTGTTCTGTTGGCTTCGCAATAAGGCCATCTGGAAcaacaaaatcatttaaattagttactaGAGTTGGATGAATCGATACATTTGCG is a window of Aethina tumida isolate Nest 87 chromosome 7, icAetTumi1.1, whole genome shotgun sequence DNA encoding:
- the LOC109598424 gene encoding uncharacterized protein LOC109598424 — translated: MNLFNINKNLITLKCVLFLFFGALGSLLPFLPLHMNAIGLSKDESVIVSVVAPLIAVLGPLVAAPLADRLAGGFGGNQRSKTGRYLRIMIALCFIIGTIFYWLLMVIPPIIRSPPNVSFYCDQEGGFIIQDRCGAERTCYNWGSSKGSVLVKNCVFACNATTTYSGEVTTAYPDETEGTYDDNDYTDNSGDEGAEVDVSNLYSQDYSSNRKYTGIVPHPHMCYQNDKKETICEVYTEYSNPIDFKIGLTPHIDNPSNESEADYCRYPFADKFHCRITSEVVENLTNHGQDECHPIVVCEIHDPYNNTNSLLKRSQCGYDNISFWLYLFIRSVADIFPAAAAALLATAVVIATRETSTGRGDVGKQFAAGALGFGIFAPLIGGVADGRFLDAMICFTVLMLLASLLILFDGEMPLSPPEWWWHTKCGLLALPMSSVRKYGLEIGALSTVLLLLGVFWNSIDAFLPWRVEKIADGEALLIGLTIAIAALPAILYFIWAEKIVDYCGHSNILIYCFVNYIIHHLGLIVTTNAWVLLVFEFLEIFSLHLMYITAVLYFRHLIPRKLTACGQAIPIITHFCLGRCFGALLGSIAYSEYPDNFSCVHKWFTVAAAITAIIYFLTYHFYLKPKCAAATQLPPDPAPAVVQNMNGNGSYTPLRVYHNGKARKGHFRY